The Aphelocoma coerulescens isolate FSJ_1873_10779 chromosome 8, UR_Acoe_1.0, whole genome shotgun sequence genome contains the following window.
TTCAGGGCTTCAGAAGATTTTTTCCAAGAATTTCAAACAAAGAAATTGCTTTGAAATCAAAATGGAAATGTGAACGAAGGGATTATGCATTTTCTCTATTTCTATCCctcactttaaagaaaaaagtgtcACTGAAAGtgatataaaataataaaaccagTAGGAGAATGGTGAAAAACCCTacataaaactgaaaataattcaACCAAACTCCACCACGAATTCTGGGAGAAACCTCTCCTGTGTTCTTATTCACAGCCAAGTTTGATGCAGACCTGTTTGTCCCTCCCCAGCTGAGCCTTTTCTGCTGTGTCAGCCTGAACCCTTCCCatgcctctggcacagcacatCTGCCCATGCACCAAATTTTGCAACAACCCTGCTGATAAGGGAGGAATTTCTACACTTGCCAGGCTCAGGCCCTGAAAAGTGAAAAGTATTTCCAAACTCTGACCTGTATGTGGTGTTTGGGACGTAGACATCCCTGGCAGGGAACTCCAGGATTTCTCTTGTAGGCCTGACTCTGCTGTCTGGGTAAAGCTTGacttgcagcagctctggggttaGGCAGTAGTGGGGGTTCTCTGGAGCTGGAGATATGTCTATCTTCAACTGAGCTGCAAGAAGAAAGGGATTTTACTAATTAATAAATAGAATTTATTAACAAATAGAAATTAGTTTTTTAAAGCATAATCATGCTTTGTTTCTTCAGGTTAATATCCTATATATGAATTTAATAAATCAACAAATGATAAATTACAGCCAAAGTGGATTTGTTAACAAGTATCAGTGGATCAAGCTTGTATCTAAGGCAACTGGGGGACCAGATAATAAGAACCAACAGAAAATAGGCATCTTAGCATGTCACAGATGCTTTTTTCATAGGAAAACTGGGGAAATACAGTCCAGATAATGCACCTCTGAGGCCTAATTATAGTTACAAACAAAACTCCATCAAAAGAAGGGTTGAAAAACCCCGAGATTGGTCAGGCTACAAAACAGAGGTGAATTGAGTGAACCACTGACAATACTCAAGTGCTTGGAAGGTTGAGGTCGCTGCCTGAGGTTGTGGCACACCAGATTCAGATTAATTTGCAAGGAAGGTAATTTTGCAAAGTTTCCTTAACACCTAACATGGCTGCAAGGCCAGCTGAGTGCTGGGCAGATGATCCAAGAAAGAGGCAGGATTGCTGTCCCTGGAAAGTTTTAAGAGCAGGTTAAGCAAATATTGTCAGGAATAGCACAAGTCAGGGACCAGCTTCACTGAGGTGTGCCAGGGTTTCTATTCCCCTTTCTCAAACAGAGGTGGAGCCTGTTCCTGTTAACCAGGAGTGGGAGCCAGCAGAGAGATCTCCTTTGGGACAGAAAGTGGGAAACAGAGGTTCCTGGTTTTTGGGCTTTGGGATTTGCATCTTCTCCTCACAGACACCACCCTCAGTGTGCCAGTAACAAACCTGCCCTGTAACACCTTcagtgctcctgctgcccagctcctgctgctggggagaACTTCTTTGGGGTGCCTGGGTGAGGAACTACCCAAATACCTGAACTTTTGAGCCCAAAGGGGCTGGCTAGATACCTGTGATGGGTCtgagcctgcgcagcaccgacGAGGGACGTCTCATGTCAGCCAGGAACTTGTACAGGTCCTCATCGCTCAGGCGATCCCCCTCCTGCTCAGGGTGCAAGAATTTGGTTACCCAAACCACCCTCCAGGGCTGCCAGAGAGTGAACAAACCTTCTCATCCCTCTGACATCAAAATATCCCTTCCCAGAGCAAGGTGTTAACATTATCGTGTTAAATTACACTTCATTTCTCcatcctttccccttccttcaTCCCTCATTAATCATCCTGACAGCTGCAGGGACTTTTAATTGAAAGCCTTTTCTCTCCCCATCAATATTATCTTTTTCCAAACTGGAAAAGGCTGCTAAAAGATTTCCCAAAAATACCCATTTTTTAGCAAGTGTAATAGTTTGAAAAAGTATCTGTCATTCAGCAGGTGATCCTCAttccttctcctctgcctttcctttgGGATGAGCCCAGAAGAGctttatttttcaggaaaagtAGGAAGTACAAGGAGTCTGCAGTCAGTTTTCCTTGTGCCACATTCTATTAGCTCCGAGCTTTGCTAATTTTGGAAACATTACAGAAAATGTGACTCTGCCACCCCAAAAGCAGAAGGTATCTGATTTTAAAGGTAAGAAATCacaacactggaaaaaaaaaaaaaacagatggAAGGAGAAAAGCCCTGGGTAGTATTCAACTAATCATACTTAACAGGATAAACTTAACAGGagaaaaggaagataaaaaaataaaggatcaAAAATTTTAAATCTTAAATTAACGTTTCAAAGGACAAATTAAATACAATGAGCTGCTTCCAAGTAAAAATAACCTCAACAAAGTAAGCAAATACGTGCTTTTGTGAATCATTACTAACTTAGTGACCAGTTTTTCCTTAACTAGATGTGGCCATTAAGCAAATATTAGGAAATGGTTTCAGCTCATTACTTTTTGCTAAGCTTAACTAAAAATTTTGTTCCCCTTAATCATGTTTTCCACGTCTCAGGAAAATCCCAAGCTCTGGCTAAGAGGAGCTGCCACTCAGCAAAGCAGCATCAGAAGTAGAATGCTTTGTTTTGCTCAGGGATCCTGGATGTGCCCAGGGATCCCTGGATGTACCCAGGGAACTGATGCCAACCTCAAATCACTCTGAGGAACTGGATTCACTACTGCCAGAATTAATATATGATGTAAAATTATGTAACATATCACTGAAAGAgaagaggtttagattggatattagggagaaattgttccctgggagggtgggcaggccctggcacagggtgcccagagcagctgtggctgcccctggatccctggcagtgcccaaggccaggctggagcactctgggatagtggaaggtgtccctgcccgtggcagggatggcactggatgagctttaagctcccttccaacccaatccaCTCTGCTATTCCATGATAATTGATCTGTAACACAATAAACCCACTGAATGCTGTTCAAAGATTCCCTGTGATCGGGGAACAGACATTAAATGCAAACTAATCCCTCAGTGATCTCACACGATCCAACCCTTCTGTCCAAGGAACAACTCCTTAGTGAGACCTTTTCATGCCATACCTGTTTGAAGAAGTTTGTCACAGTCAGGGTGGCTGGTCTGAAGCTGGTCAGGTTGCAGGCCTCATCCCCACTCGTGGTTCTCTCCAAGGAACGCCTCCCCACGATGCTGGAATTCCGCCTCTCCGACCACGACCCTTTACGTTCTGCAAAATACAtcagggagaaggggaaggaattagaaaataaagaagaaaaactacAGTCCAAGAGCCTACTTTTGCTCCAAGCAGGATTTCtacacaggaggagagggaatgaTGCCATGAGGTGACAGAAGAGGTGGTTATGCTCAGGCAATCCCATTCCAGAGGCATCGGGAGGCTGTGGAGCACAGCTGACTCCTGCTCCCCTCACAGCCACCTCACCCCAGTGCCTTCCTGCTGTTATAAAAGTCTTTATCATGCTGAGATTTATGTATTCCCCTTGCTCTGAAAGATGATGAAGTTGGCAGGTTTGGGGATGCTGAAGAGCAGTTTCGGATGAGCTATGTGGCTCGCAAAGATTAATCCACTCCTTTGGAAAATGTTCATCAGCCTGTAACGCTCCCTCAGTCTCACAAGCCTGGTTTTAAATAATATAACAGATGGTTTGCTTGTAAAATCCTTGAAAGATAAATCTATTTGTTATCATGGACTTCTCTGTTTTAGTTCAACCACGACCCCAGACTAtcagggcagggggagggaagTGATAAAAGGagcaacagcagctccaggataTGAATCAAAACCTCTGGATCAAAACCACATTCCCTCATGCAGATGCCAAGTCCTGTACCTCCTGTGCCAACTTCAACTTCTGTGGAATCTCTTTCCaagctgccagcactgctcacaATGTTCATGAGGTGAATGGCTGTCCAGGCAAAAGGCATCCGGTACTTCCCGAGTCTTTGGCAAAACTGTTCTGCCTGGCCTTTCAGTTTTTCCaacttttccttattctgtgaagaaaatatTCAGTCCAAGAGGTTAAAAGGAGAGGAACAAGATCAGAGGTTCATTTAGCACCAGTCAGGAATGATGGTGTCTTTTCTAACTCCCAATGATTGTGTGTTTCAGTAGCACCTTCCAGAGGAGGATCACCAAGTGTTGGGAAAATGCAACTTCTGCTTCCCAAAAAAGGCCACCAGAGGACAGTCAGAACAGTCTTTTATGTTCTTAACCCTTCTGAACAGCCTGAAAAATCTCAGTGAGCTCATCTGCCCACTGCTCCTTcaagaaaatctgaattttccCCTGTGAAGTCTGGAATGGCCTTTCCTAATGTGGTTTCATGCAGCAGGTGCCCAGATCATCTGAAGTTGTGTGGGAAACTCAAAGCACTCCTCAAATAAGTAGTATCATACTCATTTTGTTGAGGAaaacaagggaataaaagaggatTTTTCCATAACTCTGCATATTAAAGAGCAATTTTTAGAGCTTTGGggaggaaatattttattaagagGTTTATTAAAACTAACAAACCATCCAAGCTCCTTTGAGAAAGCCTAATGGAGAGGCTGGGATCACAAGAAGGGCTGGAACCTCTGCTTTGCCCTTCACCCAGCCCTCATTATTACTCTGATCTCCACTTGGCTCAACCCAACTGCACATGAAATTAGGAACCATTTTTGAGGCTCTTCTAGAATCAGGCAGAAGGGATGGGGTTAAGCTGCAGAAGCAGTGGAAAAGTTAAAATTTTTACTGCAAATTCCCATCAAAAGCTGCCTTCCCTTGACCCAGCTGATCCTTTGGGACAGGGAATCACAGATGACTGAGCTTGATGGGAACCACAAATCTCCCCTGACAGCCACAAAAACTGGTGACCTTTAACTACTCTACCCCAATAAGGCATCAAGACTCAAAGGTCTTTGGCTCTTTTTTGGCCTTTAGAATGGGATTAGATTCTTAATTAAAAATGGATCCTTTTAAAGACAGGAACAGTATCAACAGTCCAAGGTAGAAGAAAATACgtttaattttttaacaaaacaccaaaaaaaattcttacCTTTGCTGCATCAGATTCTTTAAAAATCATATAAGGCTCTGCACACTCCCCAATATCTCCCTGCTGTAATACTTTTTCCAGctgagaagggaaaatgaaccaTTATAAGGACGTGTATCCAGCAAGGACTGATAAATTGAACAAacacaaggaaggaaaaaattctttcacAAGAGCAAAAGCCTGGTGAGTCCTCGTGTGAGAAGCATTTCCTGCAGAATTTGCACACTGCCTGTGAACTGAAAATACATCTTGAACTCCCCTTTTGAGCACAGGATGATTTTTACCCAGAGTTAAAATCCTGGCTGAAACACCCACCTGAACGAGCAACATTTGTGCACTCACTGAATCaaaggagagaagagagaataACTTTTATCTTTGTGTACTTTATCCCAGGAGTGACCAATGttgcattttatttcacttaTGGATCTCACTCTCTTAACAATTTCAACCCTTAAATACATCTGAAAATCTGGCTGAGGGGTGTATCCTTTTTGAAATGAGATTCAGATCAAtaggtatttttaaataactgaCTTATTTGTCATTTTAAGGAGTCAGCACATTGGTTTATAGGAAAACCAAGGTCAAGTCCCAGAAAACTGATTTATATCATCAAGCAAACCTTTGTGCTCTTTCCACTTCCAATGCATTGAACTGGTTCTGttaaaaaaggaacttaagtGAAACTATCTGAAATAAAGCAGCACTGTTTACACTTTTGAGAACagaatttctattttattttaaataaaaaccaagAGACCACAATAATTTCCACTTCCCTGGCATTTCTTACCTTTATTACCAGAAAGACATCTTGAGAAGGGTAGGTGATAGAAAAGATGGCAGATCTGGCCAGGGTGGAAATAGCAGCAGGGGGGACATGAGGCCGGAGCATTCCCTTCATTTGTTCAGAGTTTAAATCAAAGTAGAAATTCTCTGAAATCTAAGGAAGAAATTGGGTAGTTTCAAGCATTAGTTATATCCCTTTTTTTGTGACTTCTTCattaatgcagttttaaaagatgtgtaaaaATCTCCCCATTTCAAATCAtgtataaaaaggaaaaaaaagcctttttgaTTAAGAAATCAAGACAGGACAATGAGAGAGAAAATGGAGGAAACAACACAAACCACCTATAAAATTTTCTCAGCTCCTCTAAGGTGTGCAGCTCCATCACAGGATTAGGAATTACCATTGTTAGCTGAACTAAAAATACCAACATATcaaaacagaaacagagaaagaaaaacacaacacCTCTTGAAAGACAGACACTGAGTTTTCTACCCTGAAACACCAAATCTTTGACTGCAAAGCTTCAGAGCCAAAAAGGATGTGAGCAGGTTACCAACACCAGAGGTCACTAAAGAACTTACTATGTTAGAGCCAAAAAAGAAAGGAGTAATGAGATGATAAAATTGGCTTATGAAATGTGatttaaatattaaacaaaGTTCACATAATATTCCACATACTCTCATCTACATAACTTAAATCTCAATGCATTAAATTCAAGCCTTAAAGAGATAAATGtcaaaatgcatatttttaacatttttctctCCACTACTGCTAATATCTTGAATAAGGAAAACTAAGAGActctttaaatattaaatacagaACATAAATAGGCgaataaatgtattttgcatTCCCTATAACTTAGATCTTGAAAAGActcctcagttttgttttgattttagcACTTTTAGCATGCGTGACTTTCTTGTGCATTATTGAAGTGTTGCTTGGACCCATGCCACACTGAATCACCAAAAAGAGATTAAGAAAGTCATAAAAACCTAATCTAAATAAAAAGGTTTCAGTTACCTAAGATCTCTCTGGGGAAGAGACTTTTGAAAGCCAAAATTggcctatatatatatatatattctgatTTCAGGCAGTCACATATTATTAGATGGTATTTTTAGAAGAGTGGTTATACCTCAACTGCTTTACCAAGCAGAAGAAGAACACACAAGATGGTTCATGAAATGAAATCATTCTTGCAACCTCTATGTCACTGTCTTCTTCAAGTTTTGCCACCACAATTAATTCCtccatttttgtttttaaacacagcTTCAGTGGAAATGTCACACTCAAGTAATTAAAAACCtaccttcttcttttctttaacATCATACAAAGCCAAACTCGCAAAAATGGGCTCAATTTCTATTTCAAAtcttgaaagaaagaaacataaaATCAGTTGACTTGAATTTTGTCAGAAGGAATAACCAACCCTGTCCCCAGATCCTCCCTGGGTGATGGGGACCGAGATGTCAGGAACAGCTGAGCCAACCTAagggctgcctcctgctccaaaggGATCTTGTTTCCCAATTTCCACCCCACTCCTGTCCTGGTCCCTCCCACCAGGACCATACCAGTGCTCCCTGGACTTTCTAAAAGCCATTTGAAGCCACTGACTCATTGAAAGCCCAGCAAAGCAGCCTTCCTCAAAGTGAGAGGAGTTATTAACTGGGATAACTGGGATAACTGGAGCACTCAGCTCCCGTGGCTCCCTGGAGAGGCTCATTTCCTGTGCTCTATGGGTAAATGGCCAACTGCTCCTCTCAGCATTACTGACCAGAGGGCTCCTGCCTCtggacactcagggacagctATTTTGGCAATTTTCAACAGTTAACTGTTGTCAGAAAATGCCAACAGCTCAAAGATTTCCTCAGAAACTGACACAGAAAAGTGTCAGCTTTTTGCAGCAAGTGTTATCAGCGTTTATGCAAGTTCCAACACTCCCAACAAGAACACTGACCCACCAAACAGAGCTGAACTTATTGTTAGAGCACCTGGAGActtaaaggaatttaaaaacaCTCAAAACCTGTCCCTGCACCAAAGCAAGCAGGGGTTCAAATGACATTCTCTTTTCTGCACAGCCTGCCCACAAAATTCATGCCTCATCCATGCTGGGATCCCCTTCACACCCAGCCCTTGCACAGAGCTCTCAGCTTCTCAGCCTGGAACTCCTTCTTTCAACAGGGAGAACACCACCAAACAAGGTGTTTTCTCTAGTTTTGCAACAAAGCTGAGATTAACCTGGAAATGACCCTGCTTAGGTCATCTGAGCCTTCTCCCCGGGGAAGATGTCCTTGTTTTGTGCCACTGGGATGGCACAATCTTGGATTACAACCCTGAGCACAGGCTCAGAGATTCCCAGGTACACAAGCAAACATGTAGCTGGGCAGATTTGCTATAAATTTGCAGTCAGCAAGAGATGCTTAAAGAGCAGAAAACATTAATTTCCAGCATCTAACTTATTTATGCTAAAGACACCCTCCTTTGGAGAGAAAGCTGCACTGCTACTGCATATTATGTTGTTCCAGTTCATAAAAGGCTGCAAAATCAGTTCATCTCTATGGCTATATTAGGTCCTGGAGTACTCTACGAGCAGGAGATATGTCCCACACATATATCTCAGTTATGAGCAGCAACTGGAGCTCTCTAATAAGAAGGGTTGACCTAACTGAGGACACAGAAGATGAATACAGCAGTGTGGAAAATCAGTTTTGTACTTTATTTCTCCAAGGGAATAACAGTAAAATTTTACCTTGTGTTATTAGAGAAGAGTTATAGGCAATGAACCAGCTGCAGGTAACCCTATATTCAGGAGCTCCACTTCATTAAACTTGTTTAACAGGTTTCTATTCCTCCAGTTAATGCTTACTAAGTATATAAAGTCTTCACTCTTAAAGGGACACAGTCAAGGTTGTTGAGCCTAAACTTTGGCAAATCTTTGGTTGTCTTTATGTTTTTAAGGCTCAAgcatttttaatctttaaattTATCTTAAATGTCCTCATCAGGGAGGGGAACACCAGTGACTGGCCAACTTCAGAGCCCTGGAGGAGTGTGGAGAAGCCTCATGTCACGTGCCAGTGGCATGGAACAGGTagagctggaaagcagcaggaagaaaagccaAGGGAGGTGGATATTTCCTGCCACACCAACCTGCAGGAAGTCTTGAAGATACAACTGTGTAACTCAACCTTTATAAAATTAACCTGGGAGCCTATGACCAAACAATGCAATGACCCTTCCAGGGCAATAAGCAAGGCAGTGGAGTTATTCCAGGTGCACGTGGGTACAGCAGCAGATTTAAATGCTGAATTTCTGCAGTGCAGCTGTCTGTTGGAGTGGTACTCACTTCAGGGACAAACACTTCACCAGGAGTCTTTGGCCAAAGTGTTCTTTGGGTACTTCAGGGACACTGAGTCTCTCTATGGGCTCCTCCTGGAATCAGAGACACAACCCCTGTACAAACCACCAGCAGAATTAAGAGACAAACACATGTATCACTTTCTTCCTCTAAGACACAGCACCAATTTAATCCAAGGCTTCCCAGCATGGTGCATTCATCAGCAGCTATAAATATGCTAAATTAAAGCCCTTTAATGTTTCTACATTACTGGGGATTGCATAAACTAAGGGAAACCCAATCTTCAGAAAGGAATATCTATGGGCAAGACAAAATGCTGAAAACCACAAAATAGCTCCAGTTCTCATGGATGTTAAACACAGGTGACCTTAAATCctttaaatccgtggcagactGACAGCTTTCATATTCCCTACACCCTTCACTTTTTTAGTCTCACCCACACGCATATAAAAATACCTCATCTGGTGCTGGGTGTAGTGCAAAAAGCTCCTTATGCCTACTGGACTTCCTCTGGTCCTCGTTGTGGTGGTCAATCTCCTCGTTTGGGGTTCTGTCTAGAAGGTTTGGGAGAAGGGCATCAGGCAGGGAGTTCTTCAGATCGAAGATGCTGCAGGCCCAGCTGCCCCGGGGAGTGTCGTCGATCGACATTGAGCGTCGCTTAAGGTCATCCTGAGAGCCAACAAATTAAAAGCAACTTATAATGGGAAAAGGACTGCACTTTTAAAGCAGGACTATAAATTAGGTTTTATGTAGCGAGGTTTTAAAGGCACATTACTTGTTCATCCTGGTAGCTGTTGCCATCGGGAGCTTCGTCAGACTCGAAGATCTGTTTGGGGAGCCCTTTTTGCCTCTCCTTCTGTTTGTCCAAGGTGTTGGGATTGAACCCAGTTCCCAGCTTGTGGTATCTGCAAACAGAGTATTTCAAATGCGTTCTCAGGAGCCCTTTTGACCCCGAGGCCAGAAGCAGCACCCCGGAACAAACCCAGCATTATCAGCGTGAACCCTCccgaggcaggagctgctctctgcAAACACAATTTCCAGTCAGCTCCACTGGAGCTGGGGCATAATCCAGCAGCCACTATTCCAGCACTACAATGTCACTCTGTTCATCTATAAAGCCACTCTGGGTGATGTCAAAAGGAGGATTATCAAGGGCCAATTAAAGTCATTGCAAAACGTGCCATTGTGATGCCAAGCTAAAAACAGGCCGGGAACACGAGGGCTGAAGGCCAGTGGTTCTGCTGGAGCACAAACTGACTTGGAGCAGATAAAATGATTAACTGGAAAACCAAAACAGCAACTCAGCAAAGTCCTGAGCACCTCTGGAGAACAACTTTCCAACTCTGACTAAAACCAGCATCTTCCCATAGCATCTTTGTAGGGAAAGTGGGTCCTCCAGAGCTTTCCAGGGTGTAAGAGCTCTTGCAAGTGAACAGTCTGCCTGCTGTGCTGACAGGAGCAGATCTCTTTGACTAACAAATTTTTGGGTGCCATATGTCACCACATCTGTATTTACACACACATGGACAGAGCCACAGCCTCCTTACAATACTTACTCTAAGTCAGTTCCTGGGATCACATCTAGAATTAGTTGTTTTTACCATGCCCTGGTACTAAAGTTACCACAGAGGGATGCTCCAGACATGGGAAAAACATGGATATGCTAGCAGTGAGTACAGGAAGGGAAATGAAAAAGGAGGAATGCATTTTCCTTGCTAGGCTGTAATTCCTGAGAGCTGAACAATAGGATCTGTATAATCTTCACCTGCATGTCTGCATTTCCATCACAGCTCCACCAACAAGTGTAAATCCATTTTAATTCACACCTGACTTCCTCAGTCTGGCACACAGAAATTATGCCATAAGCTTGAAATCAGGATATGCCAGTGGGCTTTTTTCAAGAGAACTTACTCACCTTTTCCAGTATCATTGGAGGAATTACTGAACGGTGGATTTCCCTGCCCCAAAAACATTTTAGTTACAAAGAACTGCATGCAGAGATGGGCATGAAGATTATTTCCCCTGCagtggggaagagaaggatggaaTGTCCCAAGTCATGTTCTTCTAATCCAAAAGAGCTGGGGTTTGTGCCCCTGGAGCTAGCCAGAACACTTGGAACCATCCAATGGGATGGTTTAAGAGGAAATTGTTGGCATCCTTACTTGAAAAACAATTCAGTCCTTCCCAACTGAGCTTTTGGattcttcccctgctccagcagtaACTCTTTTTATTTCTACCCAGTCCACTGCCGTGATTTTATCCAAGCAAAAAGTGCTATGACTCTCAGAGGACAAAAGCCCACCAAATAAACCTCATCAGAGCAGGAATCACAGCCAGGACTTCCAGGTACTAATGAAAGCCACTGAAAAGCCAAGAGTGAGTGGCTgggtgggtcacactgtccagGTCTGTGGTGCATCCAAGACTCTGCTGCAAAGGCTGGGAGTTAATAAAGCATCTCCTCCCTCTTGGGTTCCTTTCtgggtgggttgttttttttttttggtatgagATTACAAAACACTTTTTTATTAGGTCACGTTAGCAGTGCCAAGCATATCCTGAGCATCCCCTGAAGTGGCTCTCAGGACAACATTAAACCAGTGAATTGTAGCAACTGCCAcaagggcagagctggagctgcagtggaGTCATTTGTAGGTGATACACATCACATGGATCACTTACTCCTTGACAGCAGCTCTTGAAGTCATCAGACTTCCAATCATCCGAGAGAGCCTATGCTCCAACTAAAGCCTCTCAGAAATCTTCCTGCTAATTTGCATGGAATAATCAATGCATGCCCATCCTCTGAACTGTTAACTCATTAGGTAAATGTTGTGATGGTTCAAATATTAACAATTATTTGTTTGAATGATGTACTCTCCCCAAGTCTCTTCGGGAACCAGTGGAAGCTGCAGAGGGCACCTTGTCTATCAGATGGTTGTGACTGCATATAAATCTTACATCATTGCAAAATTAATGCAACTTCACTCTAAAAAGAACTCAAAACAGATggaacaaagaaagaaacaaatgctGAAAGTAATTTTACTTGTCCACATTCCCTCATCGCTCTACCATGGTAAAGGAG
Protein-coding sequences here:
- the DOCK7 gene encoding dedicator of cytokinesis protein 7 isoform X4, giving the protein MAERRAFAQKISRTVAAEVRKQISGQYGGSPQLLKNLNIGGSVSHHTTVPLTEAVDPVDLEDYLITHPLAVESGPLRDLLEFPPDDIEVVYTPRECRTLVSAVPEESEMDPHVRDCVRSYTEDWAIVNRKYHKLGTGFNPNTLDKQKERQKGLPKQIFESDEAPDGNSYQDEQDDLKRRSMSIDDTPRGSWACSIFDLKNSLPDALLPNLLDRTPNEEIDHHNEDQRKSSRHKELFALHPAPDEEEPIERLSVPEVPKEHFGQRLLVKCLSLKFEIEIEPIFASLALYDVKEKKKISENFYFDLNSEQMKGMLRPHVPPAAISTLARSAIFSITYPSQDVFLVIKLEKVLQQGDIGECAEPYMIFKESDAAKNKEKLEKLKGQAEQFCQRLGKYRMPFAWTAIHLMNIVSSAGSLERDSTEVEVGTGERKGSWSERRNSSIVGRRSLERTTSGDEACNLTSFRPATLTVTNFFKQEGDRLSDEDLYKFLADMRRPSSVLRRLRPITAQLKIDISPAPENPHYCLTPELLQVKLYPDSRVRPTREILEFPARDVYVPNTTYRNLLYVYPQSLNFANRQGSARNITVKVQFMYGEDPSNAMPVIFGKSSCPEFSKEAYTAVVYHNRSPDFHEEIKIKLPATLTDHHHLLFTFYHVSCQQKQNTPLETPVGYTWIPMLQNGRLKTGQFCLPVSLEKPPQAYSVLSPEVPLPGMKWVDNHKGVFNVEVVAVSSLHTQDPYLDKFFALVHALDEHMFPVRIGDMRIMENNLENELKSSISALNSSQLEPLTWAKHLLKRWHRS